The window ATCACGATGGATGGGTTTATCTGATCGGCGGAATCACCAACGGACACGTTGATGGTTGCCGCCGTTGGTTTGATCGCTACGATCCCAAGACGGGTGTGTGGGAGATTCTGCCCGATGCACCTCATGAGAGAGATCATTTCCAGGCGGCGATCATTGGCAATCGTTTGTACGCCGCGGGTGGGCGAGTGACATCAAAACGCGACAACGCGGTCTTCTCGCAAACAATCAGCAAGATCGATGTGTATGACTTTGACACTGGTCATTGGCTCTCCTCGGACAAGTGCCCCGATCTGCCGACCGAACGTGCGGGCAACAGTGTCATCGCCGTTGATGGAAAGCTGGTTGTCGGTTGCGGTGAGAGCGCGGACCAAAAGTCGGCTCACGACGAAGTCGAGGTGTTCGATCCGGAAACGAACGGTTGGTCGGCATGGCCCTCGCTGAAACAAGGCCGACACGGGACAGGTCTGGTTCGCATTGGCGACGCAATCTACACCGCATCGGGAAGTGGCAATCGCGGTGGCGGGCCCGAACTTGAATCGACCGAACGATTGCAGCTCGCGAAGTAGCCCTGATCGCATCAGGCGACTTCATCGCCGTCACTCACGATGGTTCATCGCATCCACCGGCTGAACCGCTTCAGGTAGTTTGGCTGATATCGGTTTGTGCGGGGCGAGTTCTCCGTTCATTAGAACCGGGTATCGACTGTGCTTTGGCATTGGTCCGGCCCAACCATTCCCAACACGATTCGGCGTTGGAAGTGGATCAAAGTGAACCCGATACTGAACAACCCAGTACCAGCGATCATCTTCAGAACGTACCAGGGTGGCCCCCGCGAGATCAAAAACAAAACTGTCGGTCCTGCCCTCGGGTGCGATGCGTTTGTGAAAATCCGACGCAATCTGAATCGCGTCCGCGGCTGAAACGGGAATCGGCCCGGCACCCGGATTCCATGCGGGTGTCGCTTCCAACGATTCTTTGGTCACAGAAAAGACTGTCTTAGCATCCACGGGCCGAAATTCCTTTGCTTGCAACGATGAACAAAGCGAGAGGACAAAGAGGCCCGTGATGAACAATTTCATGAGAAGCATCCGAGGGGACAACGAGTTGGCGGCTACTGGTCTTCGGTATTGATCTCGTCGAGTTGAAGCATCGAGATGACGACCTCACCGTAGGAGTCAGCGTCGTCTCCCTTCTTCAAATTGGATTGGGTGTAGCAACCGGCTTTGAAGTAGCACCCGTCGCGTGACACTTTCCAGTTCATTTTCTCTTCGCCGTTGTAGAAGACGCGAACGTGTCCCTTTCCAGCTTCGATCTTCAGTTCGAATTCGGTTCCCAGTTGGTAGTGACGTTCCATCATCACTTCGCCGACTTCATTGCGTTCGATGAATAACTTCTCGCCCTCTAAACGCACCATCATCAAATCGTCGTCTGCGTCATGAATTTGCGCGCACACGACATGCTTCTTCTTACGAGGTGTGGCTGTAATGGCGACCCGCACGGTCATTGTGTGAATCGTTTTGTCATCCGTGCTCCAGTCTGCTCGGTTGACCTCGTCGGGGGCCATTTCGCGAAGTTCACAACGAGGGAAACTGGATCCCTTGGTTGTTGCACCGCCACAGTGCGCGCGGAAGACCACCCCGGCCTGATCTCTGACGTGGAAGTGCTCTGGGTGCGAGAAACTCGCCAACTCAGGTTGCCGGATTTCTGATGGCGACCCCCGTTTGTCCGACTCAGTCGGCAACGTCAGACGCCATCGAGAAAGATCGAGAACGTCGGCGGGCGTTTCCGCGACAACCGTTGGCAAAGAAATCACGATCAAACAAGCTGTCAGTAGCAAACGCATTTATTGACTCGGGTGTGACGACCGACCGGCGAACGGAGTTGTCCGCCTGAGATCGTCCATGGTAGTCAACTGCGAGCCCCGGTTGATGGGCGCGCAACTCTCCACCGCAAGAAATGACTAATCAAATAAGCTCGCTGCAAGCCGGTTGTCGTGATCCTTGACGGTCATTGGGAACGAAATGAAACGATCAGATGGTTTCCATCGGGCGTGTGAATCGGATCCGATGTGGAAACGTTTTCCGGTATGCCATCGAAGGTTTGCGATGCTTCAACCAGGTCAATCGAAACAGCGATGGGTAAAACCCGGTCGCCGACTGTCCCGGCCATCAGAAAAGAGTTGCCTTTTGGATTCCAGTCGTACGAACTGCCGTGCAGCAGGCCCGCTTCCATGGTGTCGCCGGTTCGAACCATCAAGCTCGAGATCCCCTCGTCGACTTGGATCACTCCGGTCGCCAGTTCTTGGGTGTCTTTCAGCGGTCCACCAAAGACCACACGACGCGAATCATCTTTGGCCCACTCGAAGTGAAAACTCAATTCTCCAAACGGCGAGTCGTCAGGTGAGAAAATGTTGGTGGTCGTCTGGGTTTCAATATCAAAGAGGCGCAAACATGATTTTGGAACTGCGATCCCGTTCTCGTTTTCACCACCAAAAAAGACAATCGATTTTCCATCCGGTGACCAACGTCCACCCCACGCCCCGCGGTGGGCGACCATCATTCGATTGTCGCCATCGATATCCATGATCCAGATCGACGTTCCCTCCGCGCCGTCTGTGTTCGTGTATCGTCGCGGGCGGCTGAAGACCAAACGTTTGCCGTCGGGTGAAAACGATGGCAAAGAACCGTCGATGATATTGGTCGTTTTCTGGCCATCGAAGTCGACGATCACAATCTTGGACTCTTGCCGAGTTCGTTTGAAATCATTTGTCCACGCGTCGAATGCAATCCATTTCCCATCGGCTGAAATCTCTGGTTTGCCCTGGCTGTCAAACCGCTCCCTCAGCGATTCGTCCAAGACCAACGGTCGAATGGGCGTTCCGTCGGGTTTGCAGAGATGCAGGATCTGTCGTTCGGGCTGGGTTGGATCGACGTCCAACGCGTCGTTTGCACTCGCGAAGGAGGGCGACGCAAGCGTCCCGAACAGCGAGCAGCAAATACAGATAGACTGTCGTAGATGGCGCACGGTATCCCATTCCTTCAAGTTAGAGTGCTAGGCCGAACGACCATTCATCGCAGCCCCGCGGCGGGGTAGCGGAATGGCCCGGAAGGGCCGTAGTCTATCAACTTTTTGGCGTGCATGGGACGCGAGATGCTTTTTTCACTCGCAACCGCCCGGCGAATCGTCCAGTTGAAACGCGCGACGGTCCCCGAGCGATCTATCCGCGGCTACTCGTAAGAGCCGATTGTCCGAAGTGAGTCGCGTGGATCTCGGTCGACGGAATCGGACGGCCATAGAGATACCCTTGGACCTCGGTGAAGCCGTGTTCCATGACACAGCGCATTTGCTGCTCCGTCTCGATGCCTTCGGCGGTGGTCGCCATCCCCAAACATTTCCCAAGATTGGCAATCGTGCTGACAATTGCCATCGCGTCGGCTTGGTTGAGGTTCTGGACAAATGAGCGGTCCATCTTTAATTTGTCGAATCGAAACCGTCGCAGGTAGCTGAGCGACGAATAGCCGGTGCCGAAGTCATCCAAAGCGATGCGAACACCCTGCGCTCGCAGTGCATGCAGCTGATCCAATGCATCCAGGCTTTCACCCATGAGCACGGACTCGGTGATTTCAATTTCGAGGCGTTCGCCTGCGATCCCAGATTGTTCGATCGCATCCGAGACGCTCTTTGGTAGCGTCCCACCTCGGAACTGGATGGCGGATACGTTGACTGCGACTCGGATGTGTTCAGGCCAATTGCAGGCTTCTTTACAAGCCTCCAGGAGAACCCAGTCGCCGATTTGTCGAATCAGTCCTGTCTCCTCCGCCAACGGAATGAAGTCCAACGGGGGAACAAGTCCGCGTTCT of the Rhodopirellula baltica SH 1 genome contains:
- a CDS encoding Kelch repeat-containing protein; translation: MMRLLICTLLLFGTASSLHADSPDSKRPTWQTIETNGKPTARHEAALVGFENKLYLLGGRRINPVDVYDPATNVWTEKSETPLELHHFQGVVVGDAIYLMGAMTGPYPKETPLEKVVVYHPSEDRFDFVHSIPESRRRGGAGAVYHDGWVYLIGGITNGHVDGCRRWFDRYDPKTGVWEILPDAPHERDHFQAAIIGNRLYAAGGRVTSKRDNAVFSQTISKIDVYDFDTGHWLSSDKCPDLPTERAGNSVIAVDGKLVVGCGESADQKSAHDEVEVFDPETNGWSAWPSLKQGRHGTGLVRIGDAIYTASGSGNRGGGPELESTERLQLAK
- a CDS encoding polysaccharide lyase family 7 protein; translated protein: MRLLLTACLIVISLPTVVAETPADVLDLSRWRLTLPTESDKRGSPSEIRQPELASFSHPEHFHVRDQAGVVFRAHCGGATTKGSSFPRCELREMAPDEVNRADWSTDDKTIHTMTVRVAITATPRKKKHVVCAQIHDADDDLMMVRLEGEKLFIERNEVGEVMMERHYQLGTEFELKIEAGKGHVRVFYNGEEKMNWKVSRDGCYFKAGCYTQSNLKKGDDADSYGEVVISMLQLDEINTEDQ
- a CDS encoding TolB family protein, which codes for MRHLRQSICICCSLFGTLASPSFASANDALDVDPTQPERQILHLCKPDGTPIRPLVLDESLRERFDSQGKPEISADGKWIAFDAWTNDFKRTRQESKIVIVDFDGQKTTNIIDGSLPSFSPDGKRLVFSRPRRYTNTDGAEGTSIWIMDIDGDNRMMVAHRGAWGGRWSPDGKSIVFFGGENENGIAVPKSCLRLFDIETQTTTNIFSPDDSPFGELSFHFEWAKDDSRRVVFGGPLKDTQELATGVIQVDEGISSLMVRTGDTMEAGLLHGSSYDWNPKGNSFLMAGTVGDRVLPIAVSIDLVEASQTFDGIPENVSTSDPIHTPDGNHLIVSFRSQ